From a region of the Capricornis sumatraensis isolate serow.1 chromosome 22, serow.2, whole genome shotgun sequence genome:
- the C22H6orf136 gene encoding LOW QUALITY PROTEIN: uncharacterized protein C6orf136 homolog (The sequence of the model RefSeq protein was modified relative to this genomic sequence to represent the inferred CDS: inserted 3 bases in 2 codons; deleted 3 bases in 2 codons; substituted 2 bases at 2 genomic stop codons): MYQPSRGAARRLGPCLRAYQARVQVRAERKREGRGGGGERPSSXPARGAERASRFAQAYXRPPLLPTCAEPRVEGRGASGTGGRRCQPCRARDVCLPDLGAGGVEAGAVARVRISPASSRLPVSGGDLKDRGRRXFAAPPGSRPDGPAGRALQPTHLAPGXRSRREGRPEWTRFGPLCPGGQDGHAPGGDGASGTPSGTEDQPSPWALPFPPLWPHSTTTTSPSLPLFWSPPPPSPPTRLLPPAPPLPLPQVQALTSPWVVLPPGKGEEGPGPELHSGCLDGLRSLFEGPPCPCPGALIPFQAPGTAHPSPATPSGDPSMEEHLAVMYERLRQELPNLFLHSHDYTLYSSDVEFINEILNMRTKGRTWYILSLTLCRFLAWNYFAQLRLEILQLTRHPENWTLQARWRLVGLPIHLLFLRFYKRDKEELYRTYDAYSTFYLNSNGLICRHRLDKLMPSHSPPAPVKKLLVGALVALGLSEPEPNLHLCSKD; this comes from the exons ATGTACCAGCCCAGCCGGGGGGCGGCCCGGCGCCTCGGCCCCTGCCTCCGCGCCTATCAGGCTCGGGTCCAGGTGAGAGCCGAGAGGAagcgggaggggagaggagggggcggggagagaCCCTCCTC GCCGGCGCGTGGGGCGGAGCGCGCGTCCCGTTTCGCGCAGGCGTACTGACGT CCACCACTGCTTCCCACCTGTGCGGAGCCGCGAGTGGAGGGGCGAGGGGCCTCAGGGACCGGAGGGCGGCGCTGCCAGCCCTGTCGCGCACGGGACGTCTGTCTCCCGGATCTT GGGGCAGGCGGGGTTGAGGCTGGCGCGGTGGCGCGCGTCCGCATTTCTCCCGCGTCTTCGCGGTTACCTGTGTCTGGAGGTGATTTGAAGGACAGAGGGCGGA GGTTCGCGGCGCCTCCAGGGAGCCGACCAGACGGACCTGCGGGCCGCGCTCTGCAGCCCACGCATCTTGCACCGGGATAGCGGTCCCGGCGGGAAGGCCGGCCCGAGTGGACCCGGTTCGGGCCCTTGTGCCCGGGCGGGCAAGATGGCCACGCCCCCGGCGGAGACGGCGCCTCCGGGACACCGTCGGGGACAGAG GACCAGCCTTCTCCATGGGCTCTACCATTCCCACCCCTTTGGCCTCACTCCACAACCactacttctccatctttgcctcttttctggtctcccccacccccaagccctcccacCCGACTGCTTCCCCCAGCTCCCCCACTGCCTCTCCCTCAGGTCCAAGCCCTCACCTCACCATGGGTGGTTCTCCCCCCaggaaaaggggaggaggggCCAGGACCCGAGTTACATAGCGGCTGCCTGGATGGGCTCAGGAGCCTGTTTGAGGGGCCTCCCTGCCCCTGTCCTGGAGCTCTGATACCTTTCCAAGCCCCTGGAACCGCCCACCCTTCCCCTGCCACTCCATCAGGAGATCCGAGTATGGAGGAGCACCTGGCTGTCATGTATGAGAGACTGAGACAAGAG CTTCCCAATCTCTTCCTTCACTCCCACGACTACACTCTCTACTCATCGGATGTGGAATTCATCAATGAGATCCTGAACATGCGTACCAA AGGCCGGACGTGGTACATTCTGTCACTGACTCTCTGCCGCTTCCTGGCCTGGAACTATTTTGCACAGCTTCGGCTGGAAATTCTGCAGCTGACACGCCACCCTGAGAATTGGACCCTGCAAGCCCGCTGGCGGCTTGTGGGACTGCCCATCCACCTGCTCTTTCTTCGTTTTTATAAGCGTGACAAGGAGGAGCTTTACCG GACCTATGATGCCTATTCCACCTTCTACCTGAATTCCAACGGCCTCATTTGTCGCCATCGCCTAGACAAA CTGATGCCTTCACATTCACCCCCTGCACCTGTGAAGAAGCTGTTAGTGGGAGCCCTGGTGGCTCTGGGGCTGTCGGAACCAGAACCCAACTTACACCTGTGTTCCAAGGACTGA
- the ATAT1 gene encoding alpha-tubulin N-acetyltransferase 1 isoform X1 produces the protein MEFPFDVDALLPERITVLDQHLRPPARRPGTTTPARVDLQQQIMTIVDELGKASAKAQHLPAPITSASRMQSNRHVMYILKDTSARPAGKGAIVGFLKVGYKKLFVLDDREAHNEVEPLCILDFYIHESLQRHGHGRELFQHMLQKERVEPHQLAIDRPSQKLLKFLNKHYNLETTVPQVNNFVIFEGFFAHQHRPPATSLRATRHSRAAALDPMPAAPARKLPPKRAEGDIKPYSSSDREFLKVAVEPPWPLNRAPRRATPPAHPPPRSSSLGNSPERGPLRPFVPEQELLRSLRLCPPHPTARLLLATDPGGSPAQRRRTSGTPPGLVAQSCSYSRHGRLNSSCPNTGNQEPKQGEQETENRCAIEEQVLSQHGSGEEPMHTVPPQAQVPPAQAWTMGGDMFNARFIRNLHERRSTRPW, from the exons ATGGAGTTCCCGTTCGATGTGGATGCGCTGCTCCCGGAGCGGATCACGGTGCTGGACCAGCACCTAAGGCCCCCGGCCCGCCGACCCGGAACCACAACGCCGGCCCG TGTTGATCTGCAGCAACAAATTATGACCATTGTAGATGAGCTGGGCAAGGCCTCTGCTAAG GCCCAGCATCTTCCTGCTCCCATAACCAGTGCATCCAGGATGCAGAGTAATCGCCACGTTATGTATATACTCAAAGATACTTCAGCTCGACC ggctggaaaaggagcCATTGTTGGCTTTCTTAAAGTTGGATATAAGAAACTCTTTGTACTG GATGATCGTGAGGCTCACAATGAGGTAGAACCGCTTTGCATCTTGGACTTTTACATCCATGAGTCACTTCAACGCCACGGCCACGGACGAGAACTCTTCCAGCATATGTTGCAG AAGGAGCGAGTTGAACCACACCAACTGGCCATTGACAGACCCTCCCAGAAGCTGCTGAAGTTCCTGAATAAACACTACAACCTGGAGACCACTGTCCCACAG GTGAACAACTTTGTGATCTTCGAAGGCTTCTTTGCCCATCAGCATC GGCCCCCTGCTACCTCCCTGAGGGCAACTCGACACTCTCGTGCTGCCGCGCTCGATCCTATGCCCGCTG CTCCAGCAAGGAAGCTGCCACCCAAGCGAGCAGAGGGAGACATAAAGCCATACTCCTCTAGTGACCGAGAAT TTCTGAAGGTAGCTGTGGAGCCTCCATGGCCCCTGAACAGGGCCCCTCGCCGTGCGACTCCTCCAGCCCACCCACCCCCTCGCTCCAGCAGCCTGGGAAACTCACCAGAACGGGGCCCCCTCCGCCCCTTTGTGCCAGAGCAGGAGCTGCTGCGTTCCCTGCGCctctgccccccccaccccaccgcccgCCTTCTGCTTGCTACTGACCCCGGGGGCAGCCCTGCCCAGCGGCGCCGCACCAG CGGGACTCCCCCAGGGCTGGTAGCCCAAAGCTGCAGCTATAGCCGCCATGGGCGGTTGAATTCCTCATGTCCCAATACAG GCAACCAAGAACCGAAGCAGGGGGAACAGGAAACAGAGAATAG GTGTGCCATTGAGGAGCAGGTCTTGTCCCAGCATGGGTCTGGGGAGGAACCTATGCACACAGTTCCTCCACAGGCCCAGGTTCCACCAGCCCAGGCTTGGACAATGGGTGGGGACATGTTCAACGCCAGGTTCATTCGAAACTTGCATGAACGTCGCAGCACCAGGCCTTGGTGA
- the ATAT1 gene encoding alpha-tubulin N-acetyltransferase 1 isoform X3, which yields MEFPFDVDALLPERITVLDQHLRPPARRPGTTTPARVDLQQQIMTIVDELGKASAKAQHLPAPITSASRMQSNRHVMYILKDTSARPAGKGAIVGFLKVGYKKLFVLDDREAHNEVEPLCILDFYIHESLQRHGHGRELFQHMLQKERVEPHQLAIDRPSQKLLKFLNKHYNLETTVPQVNNFVIFEGFFAHQHPPARKLPPKRAEGDIKPYSSSDREFLKVAVEPPWPLNRAPRRATPPAHPPPRSSSLGNSPERGPLRPFVPEQELLRSLRLCPPHPTARLLLATDPGGSPAQRRRTSSLPRSDESRY from the exons ATGGAGTTCCCGTTCGATGTGGATGCGCTGCTCCCGGAGCGGATCACGGTGCTGGACCAGCACCTAAGGCCCCCGGCCCGCCGACCCGGAACCACAACGCCGGCCCG TGTTGATCTGCAGCAACAAATTATGACCATTGTAGATGAGCTGGGCAAGGCCTCTGCTAAG GCCCAGCATCTTCCTGCTCCCATAACCAGTGCATCCAGGATGCAGAGTAATCGCCACGTTATGTATATACTCAAAGATACTTCAGCTCGACC ggctggaaaaggagcCATTGTTGGCTTTCTTAAAGTTGGATATAAGAAACTCTTTGTACTG GATGATCGTGAGGCTCACAATGAGGTAGAACCGCTTTGCATCTTGGACTTTTACATCCATGAGTCACTTCAACGCCACGGCCACGGACGAGAACTCTTCCAGCATATGTTGCAG AAGGAGCGAGTTGAACCACACCAACTGGCCATTGACAGACCCTCCCAGAAGCTGCTGAAGTTCCTGAATAAACACTACAACCTGGAGACCACTGTCCCACAG GTGAACAACTTTGTGATCTTCGAAGGCTTCTTTGCCCATCAGCATC CTCCAGCAAGGAAGCTGCCACCCAAGCGAGCAGAGGGAGACATAAAGCCATACTCCTCTAGTGACCGAGAAT TTCTGAAGGTAGCTGTGGAGCCTCCATGGCCCCTGAACAGGGCCCCTCGCCGTGCGACTCCTCCAGCCCACCCACCCCCTCGCTCCAGCAGCCTGGGAAACTCACCAGAACGGGGCCCCCTCCGCCCCTTTGTGCCAGAGCAGGAGCTGCTGCGTTCCCTGCGCctctgccccccccaccccaccgcccgCCTTCTGCTTGCTACTGACCCCGGGGGCAGCCCTGCCCAGCGGCGCCGCACCAG TTCCCTTCCCCGCTCTGATGAGAGTCGATACTGA
- the ATAT1 gene encoding alpha-tubulin N-acetyltransferase 1 isoform X2, whose product MEFPFDVDALLPERITVLDQHLRPPARRPGTTTPARVDLQQQIMTIVDELGKASAKAQHLPAPITSASRMQSNRHVMYILKDTSARPAGKGAIVGFLKVGYKKLFVLDDREAHNEVEPLCILDFYIHESLQRHGHGRELFQHMLQKERVEPHQLAIDRPSQKLLKFLNKHYNLETTVPQVNNFVIFEGFFAHQHRPPATSLRATRHSRAAALDPMPAAPARKLPPKRAEGDIKPYSSSDREFLKVAVEPPWPLNRAPRRATPPAHPPPRSSSLGNSPERGPLRPFVPEQELLRSLRLCPPHPTARLLLATDPGGSPAQRRRTSSLPRSDESRY is encoded by the exons ATGGAGTTCCCGTTCGATGTGGATGCGCTGCTCCCGGAGCGGATCACGGTGCTGGACCAGCACCTAAGGCCCCCGGCCCGCCGACCCGGAACCACAACGCCGGCCCG TGTTGATCTGCAGCAACAAATTATGACCATTGTAGATGAGCTGGGCAAGGCCTCTGCTAAG GCCCAGCATCTTCCTGCTCCCATAACCAGTGCATCCAGGATGCAGAGTAATCGCCACGTTATGTATATACTCAAAGATACTTCAGCTCGACC ggctggaaaaggagcCATTGTTGGCTTTCTTAAAGTTGGATATAAGAAACTCTTTGTACTG GATGATCGTGAGGCTCACAATGAGGTAGAACCGCTTTGCATCTTGGACTTTTACATCCATGAGTCACTTCAACGCCACGGCCACGGACGAGAACTCTTCCAGCATATGTTGCAG AAGGAGCGAGTTGAACCACACCAACTGGCCATTGACAGACCCTCCCAGAAGCTGCTGAAGTTCCTGAATAAACACTACAACCTGGAGACCACTGTCCCACAG GTGAACAACTTTGTGATCTTCGAAGGCTTCTTTGCCCATCAGCATC GGCCCCCTGCTACCTCCCTGAGGGCAACTCGACACTCTCGTGCTGCCGCGCTCGATCCTATGCCCGCTG CTCCAGCAAGGAAGCTGCCACCCAAGCGAGCAGAGGGAGACATAAAGCCATACTCCTCTAGTGACCGAGAAT TTCTGAAGGTAGCTGTGGAGCCTCCATGGCCCCTGAACAGGGCCCCTCGCCGTGCGACTCCTCCAGCCCACCCACCCCCTCGCTCCAGCAGCCTGGGAAACTCACCAGAACGGGGCCCCCTCCGCCCCTTTGTGCCAGAGCAGGAGCTGCTGCGTTCCCTGCGCctctgccccccccaccccaccgcccgCCTTCTGCTTGCTACTGACCCCGGGGGCAGCCCTGCCCAGCGGCGCCGCACCAG TTCCCTTCCCCGCTCTGATGAGAGTCGATACTGA
- the ATAT1 gene encoding alpha-tubulin N-acetyltransferase 1 isoform X4, with product MEFPFDVDALLPERITVLDQHLRPPARRPGTTTPARVDLQQQIMTIVDELGKASAKAQHLPAPITSASRMQSNRHVMYILKDTSARPAGKGAIVGFLKVGYKKLFVLDDREAHNEVEPLCILDFYIHESLQRHGHGRELFQHMLQKERVEPHQLAIDRPSQKLLKFLNKHYNLETTVPQVNNFVIFEGFFAHQHPPARKLPPKRAEGDIKPYSSSDREFLKVAVEPPWPLNRAPRRATPPAHPPPRSSSLGNSPERGPLRPFVPEQELLRSLRLCPPHPTARLLLATDPGGSPAQRRRTR from the exons ATGGAGTTCCCGTTCGATGTGGATGCGCTGCTCCCGGAGCGGATCACGGTGCTGGACCAGCACCTAAGGCCCCCGGCCCGCCGACCCGGAACCACAACGCCGGCCCG TGTTGATCTGCAGCAACAAATTATGACCATTGTAGATGAGCTGGGCAAGGCCTCTGCTAAG GCCCAGCATCTTCCTGCTCCCATAACCAGTGCATCCAGGATGCAGAGTAATCGCCACGTTATGTATATACTCAAAGATACTTCAGCTCGACC ggctggaaaaggagcCATTGTTGGCTTTCTTAAAGTTGGATATAAGAAACTCTTTGTACTG GATGATCGTGAGGCTCACAATGAGGTAGAACCGCTTTGCATCTTGGACTTTTACATCCATGAGTCACTTCAACGCCACGGCCACGGACGAGAACTCTTCCAGCATATGTTGCAG AAGGAGCGAGTTGAACCACACCAACTGGCCATTGACAGACCCTCCCAGAAGCTGCTGAAGTTCCTGAATAAACACTACAACCTGGAGACCACTGTCCCACAG GTGAACAACTTTGTGATCTTCGAAGGCTTCTTTGCCCATCAGCATC CTCCAGCAAGGAAGCTGCCACCCAAGCGAGCAGAGGGAGACATAAAGCCATACTCCTCTAGTGACCGAGAAT TTCTGAAGGTAGCTGTGGAGCCTCCATGGCCCCTGAACAGGGCCCCTCGCCGTGCGACTCCTCCAGCCCACCCACCCCCTCGCTCCAGCAGCCTGGGAAACTCACCAGAACGGGGCCCCCTCCGCCCCTTTGTGCCAGAGCAGGAGCTGCTGCGTTCCCTGCGCctctgccccccccaccccaccgcccgCCTTCTGCTTGCTACTGACCCCGGGGGCAGCCCTGCCCAGCGGCGCCGCACCAGGTAA
- the MRPS18B gene encoding small ribosomal subunit protein mS40, which yields MAASILNVLLRRLPNISPFRGAYGVQVPFQTLCTKAPPEDDSLPPIPVSPYEDEPWKYMDSEEYHNRYGSRPVWADYRRNHKGGIPPQRTRKMCIRGNKVAGNPCPICRDQKLHVDFRNVKLLKQFVCAHTGIIFHAPYTGVCMKQHKKLTQAIQKARDHGLLSYHIPQVEPRDLDFSTSHGAVSATPPAPTLVSGDPWYPWYSWKQPPERELSRLRRLYQGHLREESGPPPESMPKVPLTAPTEATSTEQAGPQSAL from the exons ATGGCTGCCTCCATATTGAACGTGTTGCTGAGGCGCCTTCCTAACATTTCGCCCTTCAGAGGTGCCTACGGAGTTCAG GTTCCCTTCCAGACTCTTTGCACCAAAGCCCCCCCTGAGGATGATTCTCTGCCCCCAATTCCTGTTTCCCCTTATGAGGATGAACCCTGGAAATACATGGACTCGGAag AATACCACAACCGCTATGGTTCTCGCCCTGTCTGGGCTGACTACCGTCGAAACCACAAAGGTGGAATACCCCCACAGCGGACTCGAAAGATGTGTATT CGTGGAAATAAAGTTGCTGGGAACCCCTGCCCCATCTGCCGGGATCAGAAGCTGCATGTCGACTTTAGG AACGTGAAGCTCTTGAAACAGTTTGTCTGTGCCCACACGGGTATCATCTTCCATGCTCCATATACAG GGGTCTGTATGAAGCAACACAAGAAGTTGACCCAGGCTATCCAGAAAGCCAGGGATCATG GTCTCCTCAGTTACCACATTCCCCAAGTTGAACCTCGGGACCTTGACTTCAGTACATCTCATGGAGCTGTGAGTGCTACTCCACCAGCCCCCACTCTGGTTTCTGGTGACCCCTGGTATCCATGGTACAGCTGGAAACAGCCACCAGAGAGAGAGCTGTCCCGCCTTCGCCGGCTCTACCAGGGCCATCTGCGAGAAGAAAGTGGCCCTCCACCTGAGTCGATGCCCAAGGTGCCGCTCACGGCCCCCACTGAAGCCACCTCCACTGAGCAGGCAGGCCCCCAGAGTGCTCTGTAG